Proteins from one Gilliamella sp. ESL0443 genomic window:
- the znuA gene encoding zinc ABC transporter substrate-binding protein ZnuA, translated as MKNLTKNIRQVLRFLTQLTLIVIGLTNNVNANVISSVRPIGFITEAITSGVTNTDILLPDGASPHTYSLKPSDLAKIKNADLIIWIGEDMEVFMPTVLKNVDEHKQIELMDVPEIKSLLRTNHHDEEIPHDDNDHHHGEYDEHIWLSPKIAKIIAKSIHDKLIELYPNKVQLLDANLNEFITNLSETEQNIAKKLISVQNRGYFVFHDAYGYFESQFGLKNLGSFTINPAVQPGVQTVYAIQKKLAEHQAVCVFREPQFSPAVIKKLVNGTNVKIGELNPLGTGIIVEKGAYSHFLLTLTQELLDCLDKK; from the coding sequence GTGAAAAATTTAACTAAAAACATCAGACAAGTTCTACGTTTTCTAACACAACTTACGCTAATCGTTATTGGATTAACAAATAATGTTAATGCCAATGTAATTTCCTCAGTAAGGCCGATAGGTTTTATTACTGAAGCAATTACATCAGGTGTAACAAATACAGATATACTATTGCCGGATGGCGCATCTCCTCATACTTATTCATTGAAACCCTCCGATTTGGCTAAAATTAAGAATGCTGATTTAATAATTTGGATTGGTGAAGATATGGAAGTTTTTATGCCAACTGTTTTAAAAAATGTTGATGAACACAAGCAGATAGAATTAATGGATGTTCCCGAAATTAAGAGTTTGCTTAGAACCAATCATCACGATGAAGAAATACCTCATGATGATAATGACCATCATCATGGTGAATATGATGAACATATATGGCTTTCGCCAAAAATTGCTAAAATTATTGCAAAATCAATCCATGATAAGCTTATAGAACTGTATCCTAATAAAGTGCAGTTGCTTGATGCAAATCTGAACGAATTCATTACAAATCTATCAGAAACAGAACAAAACATTGCAAAAAAACTAATTAGCGTACAAAATAGAGGGTATTTTGTGTTTCATGATGCATATGGGTACTTTGAATCACAGTTCGGATTAAAAAATCTAGGAAGTTTTACCATAAACCCAGCAGTACAGCCTGGCGTTCAAACTGTCTATGCAATTCAAAAAAAGCTAGCGGAACATCAAGCAGTCTGTGTTTTTAGAGAGCCACAGTTTAGCCCTGCAGTTATAAAGAAGTTAGTAAATGGTACAAATGTTAAAATTGGTGAATTAAATCCATTAGGGACAGGTATCATTGTCGAAAAAGGTGCCTATTCACACTTTTTATTAACATTAACTCAGGAGCTGTTGGATTGTTTAGATAAAAAATAG
- the pfkA gene encoding 6-phosphofructokinase, translating into MIKKIGILTSGGDAPGMNAAIRGVVRTALTEGLEVFGIYDGYLGLCEDRIVKLDRSSVSDIITRGGTFLGSARFPEFKDQEIRKKGIANLKKHQIDALVVIGGDGSYMGAMRLTEEGFPCIGLPGTIDNDIRGTDYTIGYFTALSTVVESIDRLRDTCSSHHRISVIEVMGRDCGDLTLSASVAGGCEFMIIPEVSYTKEDLIEEIKLGFAKGKKHAIVTVTEHMCDVNQLAKDIEAAVHHETRATILGHVQRGGSPVPYDRILGSRMGAYAVELLIDGHAGRCVGIQNGKLVHHDIIDAINNMKRPFDMDLYNTAKRLF; encoded by the coding sequence ATGATAAAAAAAATAGGTATTTTAACCAGTGGTGGTGATGCACCAGGGATGAATGCAGCTATTCGTGGAGTTGTGAGAACTGCGTTAACTGAAGGCTTAGAGGTTTTCGGTATCTATGATGGTTACTTGGGGCTTTGTGAAGATCGCATTGTCAAGTTAGATCGTTCTAGTGTTTCAGATATTATTACCCGAGGTGGAACATTTTTAGGATCAGCTCGATTTCCTGAATTTAAAGATCAAGAAATTAGAAAAAAAGGGATTGCTAATTTAAAGAAACATCAAATTGATGCTTTAGTGGTTATCGGTGGTGATGGTTCATATATGGGTGCGATGCGATTAACTGAAGAAGGTTTTCCATGTATTGGTTTACCTGGCACCATTGATAATGATATCCGAGGAACTGATTACACGATTGGTTATTTTACTGCATTAAGTACAGTTGTTGAATCTATAGATAGATTAAGAGACACGTGTTCTTCACATCACCGAATTTCTGTAATTGAGGTTATGGGGCGAGATTGTGGTGATTTGACATTAAGTGCATCAGTAGCTGGTGGTTGTGAATTTATGATCATTCCTGAAGTTTCTTATACTAAAGAAGACTTAATTGAAGAGATAAAATTAGGTTTTGCTAAAGGTAAAAAACATGCAATTGTCACTGTTACTGAACATATGTGTGATGTAAACCAATTAGCAAAAGATATTGAAGCAGCAGTACATCATGAAACGCGAGCAACTATCCTAGGCCATGTACAACGAGGTGGTTCACCTGTACCTTATGATCGAATTTTAGGTTCACGTATGGGGGCTTATGCGGTTGAATTACTCATTGATGGTCATGCTGGACGTTGTGTCGGAATTCAAAATGGTAAATTGGTTCATCATGATATCATTGATGCTATCAATAATATGAAAAGACCATTTGATATGGATCTTTACAATACAGCGAAACGTTTATTCTAA
- the znuC gene encoding zinc ABC transporter ATP-binding protein ZnuC, with product MTQLMALNNISVKINQQKILYDVSLTINLSQIITILGPNGAGKSTLVKVILGLISPTTGTIERASDLTIGYVPQSINLNPTLPITVKRFMQLNKQLSYDDIIQTLSLVKAQYLIDRSMHQLSGGELQRVLLAQALAKRPKLLILDEPTQGVDVNGQVLLYDLIINAKTKFSCGVVMVSHDLHLVMAKTDEVICLNHHICCSGTPASVSNDPEFVSLFGPHGASQIALYKHHHNNDCCQHHNDHNRKIILPDSRGTK from the coding sequence ATGACACAATTAATGGCTCTAAATAATATTTCGGTTAAAATAAATCAACAAAAAATATTATATGATGTTTCATTGACGATTAACTTAAGCCAAATTATTACGATTCTAGGTCCAAATGGTGCAGGAAAATCAACACTCGTCAAAGTTATTTTAGGATTAATTTCACCTACAACAGGCACCATTGAACGTGCTTCTGATTTGACTATCGGTTATGTCCCTCAATCAATAAACTTGAATCCAACTTTACCTATAACCGTCAAACGGTTTATGCAGCTAAATAAACAATTAAGTTATGATGATATCATCCAAACATTATCTTTAGTAAAAGCTCAATACCTGATTGATCGATCTATGCATCAATTATCAGGCGGGGAGTTACAGCGAGTACTACTTGCTCAAGCATTAGCAAAACGCCCAAAACTACTTATTTTAGATGAGCCTACACAAGGTGTAGATGTAAATGGACAAGTGCTATTGTATGATTTAATTATTAATGCTAAAACGAAGTTTAGTTGTGGTGTTGTAATGGTTTCACATGATTTACATTTAGTTATGGCAAAAACAGATGAAGTAATTTGTTTAAACCATCATATCTGTTGTTCAGGAACACCAGCTAGTGTCTCAAACGATCCAGAATTTGTTTCTTTATTTGGACCTCACGGCGCATCACAAATCGCTTTATATAAGCACCATCACAATAATGATTGTTGCCAGCATCACAATGATCATAATCGAAAAATTATATTACCTGATTCAAGAGGAACAAAATAA
- the znuB gene encoding zinc ABC transporter permease subunit ZnuB, with protein sequence MIELLLPSLLAGLCLSCLTGPLGTFVVWRRMSYFGDTLSHAALLGVAFGFLFDINLFYAIVLVTLILAIGLLWLESQKQLPVDTLLGILAHSALSLGLVVISLMNSIRIDLMGYLFGDLLSITMFDVYQILICVLIIGILLIWRWNQFLFITVSEELAFSHGINVPLTKFMLTILLALTIGIAMKFVGALIITALLIIPAATAKYYAKNPESMAFFAILIGMLSILGGILFSLIYDTPTGPSVVLSNTCLFFISLFISKFFLRTKN encoded by the coding sequence ATGATTGAGTTACTCTTACCCTCTTTACTTGCAGGTTTATGCTTATCGTGTTTAACTGGTCCATTGGGTACATTTGTTGTTTGGCGAAGAATGTCTTATTTCGGAGATACGTTATCCCATGCAGCATTATTAGGGGTTGCTTTTGGCTTCCTTTTTGATATCAATCTATTCTATGCCATCGTTTTAGTGACACTGATATTAGCTATCGGGCTGTTATGGTTAGAATCTCAAAAACAACTACCTGTTGATACATTACTGGGTATTTTAGCTCATAGCGCTCTTTCACTTGGTTTAGTTGTGATAAGTTTAATGAATAGTATACGCATTGATTTGATGGGTTATCTATTTGGTGATCTTTTATCTATAACAATGTTTGATGTTTATCAGATTTTAATTTGTGTATTAATAATTGGAATTCTGTTGATATGGCGTTGGAATCAATTTTTATTTATCACTGTTAGTGAGGAACTAGCATTTAGCCATGGCATTAATGTACCACTAACAAAATTTATGCTTACAATACTTTTAGCATTAACAATTGGTATTGCTATGAAATTTGTTGGAGCTTTAATTATTACTGCACTATTAATCATTCCTGCTGCTACAGCAAAATATTATGCTAAAAACCCAGAATCAATGGCATTTTTTGCAATATTAATTGGGATGCTATCTATTTTGGGTGGAATTCTGTTTTCATTAATTTATGATACTCCAACAGGTCCTTCTGTTGTATTAAGTAATACTTGTTTATTTTTTATATCATTATTTATTTCTAAATTCTTTTTAAGAACTAAAAATTAA
- a CDS encoding acyltransferase — MTIVKPQKIHSIHVLRGVAIIMIVFSHCLGVFKNSHLIANSYLFSFLNLFAFNFTTFFVLIAGFLFQHLTYKYNVKAYYLSKFKTVVCPYISVSIFCFLYFHYQYLSSLPIFSLTEPSSSTSIIKMMLTGTQLLPLWFMPMIIIIFAISPLLYKWSKKSLIIVGLVSMFWVVMFTKPDYTQPLLNLLHYGPVYLTGMMIKQNYEKIMKLVKDNLVLVIFFFCLCFFIPFAYRYVDHLCVEKLYYDTLQKIILFILALYFLDSLNHKNNESKTFKFFSFMANVSFPIYFVHEIIVILLEAQLLNSPFGYIIKTDNGELASLGAISFLICTLTISVLVAYTIKLVFKDKAKYLIGGNR, encoded by the coding sequence ATGACAATAGTCAAACCCCAAAAAATTCATTCTATTCATGTATTGCGTGGCGTAGCCATCATTATGATTGTTTTTAGCCATTGTTTAGGTGTATTTAAAAATAGCCATTTAATTGCTAATAGTTATTTATTTTCTTTTTTAAATTTATTTGCTTTTAATTTCACAACATTTTTTGTATTAATTGCGGGGTTTTTATTTCAACATTTAACTTATAAATATAATGTAAAAGCGTATTATTTATCTAAGTTTAAAACAGTAGTTTGCCCATATATTTCTGTATCGATATTTTGTTTCCTATATTTTCATTACCAATATCTATCCAGTTTACCTATATTTTCGCTAACGGAACCAAGTTCGAGTACTTCAATCATTAAAATGATGTTGACCGGAACCCAGCTTTTGCCATTATGGTTTATGCCGATGATTATCATCATTTTCGCAATTAGCCCTTTATTATATAAATGGTCAAAAAAAAGTTTGATTATCGTAGGGTTAGTTTCGATGTTCTGGGTAGTTATGTTCACGAAGCCTGATTATACTCAGCCATTGCTAAATTTATTGCATTATGGACCTGTTTATTTGACGGGAATGATGATAAAGCAAAATTATGAAAAAATTATGAAACTAGTTAAAGATAATTTAGTTTTGGTGATTTTCTTTTTTTGTTTATGCTTTTTTATTCCATTTGCTTATCGCTATGTTGATCATCTTTGTGTTGAAAAACTTTATTACGATACATTACAAAAGATTATTTTATTTATTTTAGCACTTTATTTTTTGGATAGCTTGAACCATAAAAATAATGAAAGTAAAACATTTAAGTTTTTTTCTTTTATGGCAAATGTTAGTTTTCCCATCTATTTTGTTCATGAAATTATCGTAATCCTTTTAGAAGCACAGTTACTGAACTCACCTTTTGGATACATTATCAAAACAGATAATGGTGAATTAGCATCACTTGGTGCTATTAGCTTTTTAATATGTACATTAACTATAAGTGTTCTTGTTGCGTATACCATTAAATTAGTATTCAAAGATAAAGCAAAATATTTGATTGGTGGTAATCGTTAA
- a CDS encoding YifB family Mg chelatase-like AAA ATPase, which produces MSLAIIYTRASIGIQAPQINVEVHISNGLPGFVLVGLPEATVKESKDRVRSAIINSGFTFPAKKITVNLSPADLPKEGSRFDLPIAIAILAATEQIPNDNLAKYEFLGELALSGEIKAVKGAIPAAISSKKNNRTLIISRENQSEISLIHHNNTLITHNLLELCQYLYNEINLPTVEYREYKDDDEQIINLQDIIGQEHAKRALEIAAAGGHNLLLIGPPGTGKTMLATRLTSLLPSLSDDEALESAAITSLVSANGSIQNWRKRPFRAPHHSASAAALVGGGSIPKPGEISLAHNGVLFLDELPEFNRKVLDALREPIESGEIVISRANAKIKFPAKFQLIAAMNPSPTGHYHGTHNRTTPQQIIRYLNRLSGPFLDRFDISIEVPLLPKGTLSQKVSVTEPTDKVKKRVMDARKIQMIRNKKLNSQLSPKEIQIHCLLTDEDNEYLEQALIKLGLSARAWHRILKVSRTIADLDCSKNIERKHISEALSYRSMDRLLIQMHKNIG; this is translated from the coding sequence ATGTCTCTCGCAATTATTTATACAAGAGCCTCTATTGGAATACAAGCACCTCAAATTAATGTTGAAGTACATATTAGTAATGGATTACCAGGTTTTGTTCTGGTTGGTCTTCCAGAAGCAACGGTTAAAGAATCTAAAGACCGAGTTAGAAGCGCTATTATTAATAGTGGCTTTACATTTCCAGCAAAAAAGATAACTGTTAATTTATCTCCAGCAGATCTTCCTAAAGAAGGTAGTCGCTTTGATTTGCCTATAGCTATCGCTATTCTTGCAGCAACCGAACAAATACCTAACGATAATCTAGCTAAATATGAATTTTTAGGTGAATTAGCCTTATCTGGGGAGATTAAAGCAGTAAAAGGTGCTATTCCTGCTGCTATATCATCTAAAAAAAATAATCGTACATTGATTATTTCTAGAGAAAATCAATCTGAAATATCATTAATCCATCATAATAATACGTTAATTACCCATAATTTATTAGAACTATGCCAATATCTATACAATGAAATTAATTTACCTACTGTTGAATACAGAGAATACAAAGATGATGATGAGCAAATAATTAACCTACAAGATATAATTGGTCAAGAACATGCTAAAAGAGCCTTAGAAATTGCCGCTGCAGGTGGACATAATCTATTGTTAATTGGTCCACCAGGGACCGGTAAAACTATGCTAGCCACTCGGTTAACTTCATTATTACCATCATTATCAGATGATGAAGCACTTGAAAGTGCAGCAATCACCAGTCTTGTTAGCGCTAATGGTTCGATTCAAAATTGGCGTAAAAGGCCATTTAGAGCCCCGCATCATAGTGCATCAGCAGCAGCTTTAGTTGGTGGCGGCTCAATTCCTAAACCAGGAGAAATTTCATTAGCCCATAATGGAGTGTTATTTTTAGATGAATTACCAGAATTTAACCGTAAAGTATTAGATGCCTTAAGAGAACCCATTGAGTCAGGAGAAATAGTTATATCTAGGGCAAATGCAAAAATAAAATTTCCAGCAAAGTTTCAACTCATTGCCGCCATGAACCCTAGCCCTACGGGTCATTATCATGGAACCCATAATAGGACAACACCACAACAAATTATACGTTACTTAAATCGACTTTCTGGTCCATTTTTAGATCGTTTTGATATATCAATTGAAGTACCATTACTACCTAAAGGTACACTAAGTCAAAAAGTTAGTGTAACTGAACCAACTGATAAAGTGAAAAAAAGAGTTATGGATGCTAGAAAAATTCAAATGATAAGAAATAAAAAGTTAAATAGTCAATTATCACCAAAAGAAATTCAAATTCATTGTTTGTTAACTGATGAAGATAATGAGTACTTAGAACAGGCTTTAATTAAATTAGGGCTTTCTGCTCGAGCTTGGCATAGAATATTAAAAGTATCTCGGACTATCGCCGACTTAGATTGTTCAAAGAACATAGAACGAAAACATATTTCAGAAGCACTGAGTTATCGTTCTATGGATAGATTATTAATTCAGATGCACAAAAATATTGGCTAA
- the mrcB gene encoding bifunctional glycosyl transferase/transpeptidase — MNRPTKKKSTKKASKKNKKSLWRRLWSLLFKLCLIFVAVTVVYGIYLDQQIKERIDGNVWELPAAVYGQIVDLEPDSDYSLSDVVTLLKGAQYRQQDSKATRPGEFIVQNGAVEIYRRPFTFPDGEEKAFRVKITFYENRIDRISNLDTGRDFGLLKIDPKLITMMHSPNGEQRLFVPLREFSDSLIKTLVATEDKRFYDHHGVSLYSIGRAIYVNLTTGRTEGGSTLTQQTVKNLFLTNERSISRKIREAYMAIILDARYSKERILELYLNEVYLGQAGSEEIHGFPLASLYYFGRPVNELTLDQQAVLVGMVKGASYYNPWTQPQQVIERRNVVLKLAEQQGIIDEELYNLLSQRPLSVLPKGGVISPQPAFMQVVRSELRKQLGDKADHLSGMKIFTTFDPVAQAAAEQSVTDEIETLRKSTNKELQTAMVIVSRETGEIRSIIGSAEPRYPGYNRAWLTRRAIGSLAKPSTYLTALGQPERYQLNTWLNDNPLSIKLDNGGYWQPKNFDRKFRDKVMLIDALALSLNVPTVNLGMSLGLDATKTSLQALGVPEDRIPNLPSRLLGALELTPLETAQMFQTISNNGQRAPLTILRYVLTDKGELVYQNYPQQIQAVSQQSAYLTTYAMQQVVESGTSRSLKAKYGSFNLAAKTGTSNDSRDSWFTGIDGKNVAVIWIGLDDHSPMKLTGATGALKIYSEYLQNNPPKKLQLSVPQNIFMVPIDSSGQWQCDGGGVRTLPAWTVNPQSLCAVSSQTETNQSAPSWVTDMFNN, encoded by the coding sequence TTGAACAGACCAACTAAAAAGAAATCGACTAAAAAAGCTTCAAAAAAAAATAAGAAATCATTGTGGCGTCGACTTTGGTCGTTGCTTTTCAAATTATGTCTTATCTTTGTTGCTGTAACTGTCGTTTATGGGATTTATTTAGATCAACAAATTAAAGAACGTATAGATGGTAATGTTTGGGAATTACCTGCGGCTGTTTATGGACAGATAGTCGACCTTGAACCAGATAGTGATTATAGTCTTAGCGATGTTGTTACTTTGCTAAAAGGTGCACAATATCGTCAGCAAGATAGTAAAGCAACTCGACCAGGTGAATTTATTGTTCAAAATGGTGCTGTTGAAATTTACCGTCGTCCATTTACATTTCCTGATGGTGAAGAAAAAGCTTTTCGTGTCAAAATTACTTTCTATGAAAACAGGATAGATCGCATATCTAATTTAGACACAGGTCGTGATTTTGGCTTACTTAAGATTGATCCTAAATTAATAACGATGATGCATTCCCCAAATGGTGAACAACGGCTTTTTGTGCCTTTAAGAGAATTTTCTGACTCGTTAATAAAAACCTTAGTTGCAACTGAAGATAAACGTTTTTATGACCACCATGGTGTAAGTTTATATTCTATTGGTCGAGCCATATATGTTAATTTAACAACAGGCCGAACTGAAGGTGGAAGCACACTAACACAACAAACGGTTAAAAACCTCTTTTTAACTAATGAGAGAAGTATCAGTCGTAAAATACGTGAAGCCTATATGGCTATCATTTTAGATGCTCGATATAGTAAAGAGCGTATCTTAGAACTTTACTTAAATGAAGTCTATTTAGGTCAAGCTGGTAGTGAAGAAATTCATGGTTTCCCATTAGCAAGCCTGTACTATTTTGGTCGCCCAGTTAATGAATTGACATTAGATCAGCAAGCTGTATTAGTAGGTATGGTAAAAGGTGCTTCGTACTATAATCCTTGGACTCAACCGCAACAAGTAATTGAACGTCGTAATGTTGTATTAAAACTTGCTGAGCAACAAGGAATTATTGATGAGGAATTATATAATTTACTTAGCCAACGCCCACTTTCAGTTTTACCAAAAGGTGGAGTGATATCACCGCAACCAGCATTTATGCAAGTTGTCCGTAGTGAGCTTAGAAAACAGTTGGGTGACAAAGCAGACCACCTGTCAGGAATGAAAATTTTCACCACATTCGATCCAGTTGCTCAGGCTGCAGCAGAACAATCGGTTACGGATGAAATAGAAACATTACGTAAATCGACTAATAAAGAATTACAAACAGCAATGGTTATTGTTAGCCGTGAGACAGGTGAAATCCGTTCTATTATTGGTAGCGCTGAGCCACGTTACCCTGGTTATAACAGAGCGTGGTTAACTAGACGAGCAATTGGTTCACTGGCAAAACCGTCAACCTACTTAACTGCATTAGGTCAGCCAGAACGTTATCAGCTTAATACTTGGTTAAATGACAACCCATTATCAATCAAACTTGATAACGGCGGTTATTGGCAACCGAAGAATTTTGATCGGAAATTTCGCGATAAAGTGATGTTAATTGATGCATTAGCTCTTTCACTTAACGTACCTACAGTTAACTTAGGTATGTCATTAGGTTTAGACGCAACTAAAACGAGTTTACAAGCATTGGGGGTACCTGAAGATCGTATCCCTAATTTGCCTTCTCGCTTATTAGGTGCTCTAGAGTTAACACCATTAGAAACAGCACAAATGTTCCAAACTATTTCCAATAATGGCCAACGTGCACCGCTCACAATACTACGGTATGTATTAACTGATAAAGGTGAACTTGTTTATCAAAATTACCCGCAACAAATTCAAGCGGTTTCTCAGCAATCGGCTTATTTAACCACTTACGCTATGCAACAAGTCGTTGAATCAGGAACATCACGTTCATTGAAAGCTAAATATGGATCATTCAATTTAGCTGCCAAGACTGGAACAAGTAATGATTCGCGTGATAGTTGGTTTACTGGTATTGATGGAAAAAATGTTGCAGTCATTTGGATAGGGCTTGATGATCATTCACCTATGAAATTAACAGGCGCTACAGGTGCATTAAAAATATATAGTGAATACTTACAAAATAATCCACCGAAAAAATTACAACTTTCAGTACCACAAAATATCTTTATGGTACCTATTGATAGTAGTGGCCAATGGCAATGCGATGGAGGAGGAGTAAGGACTCTACCTGCATGGACGGTCAATCCGCAAAGTTTATGTGCTGTCAGTTCTCAAACTGAGACAAATCAATCGGCTCCTAGCTGGGTTACTGACATGTTCAATAATTAA
- a CDS encoding DUF413 domain-containing protein, whose product MAESFVSQQRFFDNKNYPRGFSRHGDFTIKEAQILEKYGCAFRDLDAETKKPTTSEEKSFVAVCKGKKEPVTDYEKTWIKYLSKINKPKRFHTLSGGKPQVDVSDDFVDSDD is encoded by the coding sequence ATGGCTGAAAGTTTTGTAAGTCAACAACGTTTTTTTGATAATAAGAATTATCCAAGAGGATTTTCTCGTCATGGCGATTTTACTATCAAAGAAGCACAGATCTTAGAAAAATATGGTTGTGCTTTTAGAGATCTCGATGCAGAAACTAAAAAGCCAACTACATCAGAAGAGAAATCTTTTGTTGCAGTTTGTAAAGGGAAAAAGGAACCAGTTACAGATTATGAAAAAACATGGATAAAGTACCTTTCTAAAATTAACAAACCAAAACGTTTTCACACGTTATCAGGTGGAAAACCTCAAGTTGACGTGAGTGATGACTTTGTCGATAGTGATGATTAA
- the mepM gene encoding murein DD-endopeptidase MepM, whose amino-acid sequence MAQQIKSPNIAKNKFKIPYFSILGALVVVIFVTILWRPLNLDRTVYVPLNSQAQTTVTDTPSSSVVIGDGRIDMLSDKSKTDNVTESSDVPEDDIAKDELDDLAEEKDNTVQYTISRGDTLHDILNRYNVNKNDIAQLTGKYKQLANLRIGQQVSWTTDDNHNLLTFNWTISTNNVRIFEKSGNQFIESTETVEGVSQNNVIKGELKSSFVADARKAGLTSNEIGIITRALQWRLDFRRLKVGDKFVVYLSREMHGNRLSNSKLLGVRIKNGSKDYYAILADDGKYYDINAGSLSQSFFRYPLAKKARVSSGFNPRRLHPVTGVVTPHNGVDFAVSRGTPVLSVGNGEVVIAKYSGSAGNYVAIRHGRQYMTAYMHLDKILVKPGQQVKLGDKIGLSGNTGRSTGPHLHFELHINNKPVNPLTASLPINEGLTGKSKKAFIEKVKNIQPQLSF is encoded by the coding sequence TTGGCACAGCAGATTAAATCCCCTAATATTGCAAAAAATAAATTCAAAATTCCCTATTTTTCAATATTAGGAGCCCTTGTTGTTGTTATTTTTGTAACTATATTGTGGCGACCTTTAAATTTAGATCGCACAGTGTACGTCCCTCTAAATTCTCAAGCTCAAACTACAGTTACAGATACGCCTTCGTCTTCAGTTGTTATTGGCGATGGGCGAATTGATATGCTTAGTGATAAATCTAAAACTGACAATGTTACAGAGTCGTCTGATGTTCCTGAAGATGATATAGCTAAAGATGAATTAGATGATCTTGCTGAAGAAAAAGATAACACAGTGCAATATACCATATCACGTGGTGATACATTACACGATATTTTGAATCGTTATAATGTAAATAAAAATGATATTGCACAGTTAACAGGTAAGTATAAACAACTAGCCAATTTGAGAATTGGACAGCAGGTTAGTTGGACGACCGATGATAATCACAATTTGCTCACTTTTAACTGGACAATATCAACTAATAATGTTCGAATTTTTGAAAAGTCAGGCAATCAATTTATAGAAAGTACTGAAACAGTAGAAGGTGTCTCACAAAATAATGTTATTAAAGGTGAGCTGAAATCCAGTTTTGTAGCTGATGCGCGTAAAGCTGGTTTAACGAGTAATGAGATTGGAATTATTACACGTGCATTGCAGTGGCGTTTGGATTTTCGACGTTTAAAAGTAGGCGATAAATTCGTGGTATACTTATCTCGTGAAATGCATGGAAATCGTTTATCAAATAGTAAATTACTTGGTGTTCGCATTAAAAATGGGTCTAAAGATTATTATGCGATTCTAGCTGATGATGGTAAATACTATGATATTAATGCAGGTAGTTTATCTCAAAGTTTTTTCCGATATCCTTTAGCTAAAAAAGCTCGCGTATCATCAGGTTTTAATCCGCGTCGGTTACATCCAGTTACAGGAGTTGTTACACCACATAATGGTGTTGATTTTGCAGTATCTAGAGGAACGCCAGTATTATCTGTAGGAAATGGAGAAGTTGTTATTGCGAAATACAGTGGCTCAGCAGGTAACTATGTCGCTATACGCCATGGTAGGCAATATATGACGGCATACATGCATTTAGACAAAATTTTAGTGAAACCAGGCCAACAAGTTAAACTGGGTGACAAAATTGGTTTATCTGGTAATACAGGGCGTTCTACTGGACCACATTTGCATTTTGAATTACATATCAATAATAAACCTGTTAATCCATTAACAGCAAGTTTACCGATTAATGAAGGTTTAACCGGTAAGTCTAAAAAAGCATTTATAGAAAAAGTTAAAAATATTCAGCCACAACTTAGTTTTTAA
- a CDS encoding GNAT family N-acetyltransferase — MTLQYKQDNDRFYVCNDNNQEIAEMTFTRIGQDKATINHTYTDPNYRGQGIADKLLELVIKTLKQEKREIIPLCSFAASKLDN; from the coding sequence ATGACATTACAATATAAGCAAGATAACGATCGTTTCTATGTATGTAATGACAATAATCAAGAAATAGCAGAAATGACGTTTACTCGAATTGGGCAAGATAAAGCAACCATCAATCATACCTATACAGATCCTAATTATCGTGGACAAGGAATAGCAGATAAGTTACTTGAGCTTGTGATAAAAACATTAAAGCAAGAAAAACGTGAAATCATACCTTTATGTTCTTTTGCTGCGAGTAAGCTAGACAACTAA